CAATCATTCTGGTGATTTCATCTGTAAACATTTCCATCCATTTCTAGACTCTTTTGGCTCATTTCCAAGACAATCTGTGAATTTCCCAGGAGCTCTGGAGACTAATTAGCACAGTTCCATTCACTTAAACAAGCCATTTTTTACCAGTCTATTTGAGACCCAGTTTTGCTAAGATCTCCAAGCATCCCTCTGCAGTGTTCATCCCTTGGTATATTGGATATTCACAGGTTCACCACTGTCAAATgatccagatcctcaactggagcAAATCTCATAACCCCATTGGTTTCATTGGAGCTATTGTGAATTAGAATAGCTAAGGGCCAGACAATATATCATGCAGATGTAGCCAAGGTTAGCACAAGTCCAGATATGTTTATAGATGGACCATTTGGAAATGATCTTCCCCATCATTCAGTGAGTATGTTTCACAACTGATTTGCATCTTGTGTAGCCATTTACCTTTGTGCAAAGTCCCTGAGATTCTCCTCTCACCTACAGCAGCTTTACACAGGAGTAGGTCAGAAGTGCTCACCAGCACAAGGCATAAGCTGTTGGACAATCAGGTCCACTGCTTTCTTTCCAGTCGTTTCAGATTCAAACCACTGTaagagtgaaaaaaataaaatcaggaaaGCAAAGTGGATGTGATGTGTGAAAAGGTGAAAACGAACGGGGAATTCTGATTTAATGCTCTTGTTTCCCATTTACACTAAGGGCTAGAAtcacaaagggatttagacaTTGCAAAGCTaatgtctggtctacactacattggtataactatgtcattcatggatgtgaaaaatccacacccctgagcaatgtatttACACTGAACTTACCtactgtgtagacagtgctatgtcgacaGGGgaacttctcccaccaacatagctgctgcctctcaggaaggtggattaactatgcagaAGGGAGAGCATTTTAAGGGTAGATGTTCCCTCTGAGTCATTACACCTATCTTttgggcacctagaaaatcactgcaaTACACAAAGCCAGAGTCAGGCATGATAGATGCCTAAAAATAGGATCCACAAAAGGTAGCATGTTAGGTGGCTGCATGCCTAAGCTCAGCAACAGGAGATGTCAAAAAAGGGTTGTGTACTAAGACCAGCCCCTCTTATGACTTCACCGCCTAAACCCAGGCCAGAGGGAGACATCtacctctgcttgggattctcagctgtgaGCCTTCACTTAGAGGTCATGGGGAAGGAGCTCCCTCATAACTCTCAGCTCTGTGGTGAAGGCAATCACCTGGTATGGGGGAGACCCTGATTCATgtctctcctctgcctgaggaGATGTGACCAGTAATCTGCACCACTCAGGTGAGTGCTGTAGCCATGGTGATAGTATGTTGAGGGGGCTCcttcaatctctcctgctgaagctgtttcactttggACAAATGCTTCAAGAGCCATtggaccagaaaaaaaaaaagagagcgagaGCAAGAGCGAGCGTACAAGTATGAGAAAGACTTTAgatcctagtggttagagcatgccCCTACGATGTGACAGAACTAGGATCCTCTTCCTATGCGCcagtgaattttttaaaaatatatttatccaCAATAGAagagtttcaacaggagagactgagggagtccAACATCAACATATTCCCTAGGCCAGCATTTCGTGCATTTGCCTAAGAAGGACTATTGtcatcatctactctgacctcctgcatggcacaggccataggacatacctgaaataatttttctttGAACTACAGAagatattttagaaataaaaacaacaacatccaatctggattttaaaatcaccagtgagggagaatccaccaaACACTGATTAATTTGGACCAGATCCACACTGGTGTAAAGTAGCAGTGAACCAGGTCCTGTGGTGCAGAGGCATGTACTGTAAGTTTTGCAATGAACAAAAGTTGAactccttcttttcttttcttttcttttttaagtcagAAAAAGTGGGACACAAATAGACTGGTACAACCTGGCTCGTTTAAGTGAACGGAACTGTGATAAGTGATCTCTAAGGTTCCTGGTAACTTCTGGGATTGCCATGGAAATGAGCAGCAAGATTCTAGAAATGCGTGAAAATGTTTACAGTTGAAATCACCAGACTAATTGCTGAATGTTGATGGGATGAGGCCATTTGAAATATTACGTATCTACAATCACTCCATGGGATCAGAAGCAGGTGGGTGGACacccccaccaattcctgaggCCATCGGTCCACCATGATAACATTAGGCCTTGTTTGTTGAGATTCTGAAAGATGTCCTGACCAAAACTggccaaagagagagaaaagaaattacATCCTCCGACTTCTCCAGCGGTGCTCCTTAAATACCACATAATACTGGAATTGAACTCTCAGTTCCTGCTGTCATTCCCTCCCCTATGTGCCATTTTCCTTCCTTGCATTGTGTGGGGATTCCCTCCAAGGCCTTTCCCATTCCCCTTATCCAGAACACCTCATGTATTCTGGGAAAACTCTTCAATCGGTAATTCAGTTTGACTCTAGCTTAACCTCCAGATCTGAATAGAAATGTGGTTGAAAAATTCTGGGTTTTTAATGTCTCAAAAGAAATTCGTGAACAAAGAGATAGTTTTATTTAGTTATCATACTTACTGACTcaggaatagaatagaatagaatggaatagaatagaatattCTAATTCAGCAAGACTGCATACAAAATAATGTGCTACACAATGGGACAGATTTTtataggtatttaggcacctaaagtgttTTCCCAGCACATCTAGGCACCTCAATTGCTTTAAAATTAATGAATTTTAGGTgcccaggtgcttttgaaaatcccagtaggtacCCCGTGTGCCATAGTCCAGCTAGTTTCCCATGTGCCACAGTCCAGCTAGCGTGACTCAACTTAGGTCCACCAATGTCAATGAGGTCTGATCCTCAGCCTAGCCCTACTGCAGTCAGTGaaacacatcctcagctggtataaatttttgtatttccattaTAGTGAATGTACCAGAGCACAAATGTATGTGTATTGAAATCCTTAGTTCTATGAAAATTTACATCACATTTGGACCTGGCCTACAAGGGACAAGGCAGGTGAGAATCAGATTCACTCTTGGAAAAATTGTTATTTTGTGTTGAAGGGAAGGATTTTCCTTATGGCCACTTTGATCTCGTTATTGTGCAGAATGTAGATCACAGGGTTCAGGGTGGGAGTGACTAGAGTGTACATTATGGCCACCATCTTGTCTTTATCCAGCGAGTAACTTGAAGTGGGCCGGATGTAGGTGTAGATGATGGTGGAGTAGTACAAGGAGACCACGagcaggtgggaggagcaggtggagaaggctttctgcttccctttGGAGCTCTGGATTTTAAAGATGGCAATGATGATGAAGCTATATGACACGGTGGTCAGCAGGAAGTTCACCATTGCCAAGAAGATGTGAGCCATGAAGATCATTATTTCATTGAGATAGGTGGAGCTGCAAGACAGTGCCAACACTGGTGGGATCTCACAGAAGAAATGCTGGATTAGGTTGGGTCCGCAGAAATCCAGGCGCAGCATGAGTAATGTGTGCACCAATGAATTGACGGTACCAACAACCCAGACACCAGCTGCTAAACTGATGCAAATGTCCTTACTCATGAGATTGACATAGCGTAAGGGATGGCAGATGGCAACATACCTGTCATATGACATAGCAGTGAGAAGCACAAGCTCTGTCCCTGATGACAAAGTAAAGGCAAAGAGCTGGGCCATGCAGCCATCAAAGGAGATGGTTTTCTTCTCCTGCAACAGGTTTTTCAGCATTTTCGGTAGGACTGAGGAAGTGCACAAAATGTCAGCCAGGGCTAAATTGTCAAtgaagaagtacatgggagtaTGGAGAGGTGGGTGGATGGCAATAGCCCCAATGATCAATGAATTACCCATGATGGCAGTCATATAAAGGCAAAGGAATAGGCCAAAGATCAGCCGTTGGTGTTGAGGATGGTCAAAGAGACCCTGCATGATGAATTCAGTCACCCTGGTGTGGTTACTGCGTTCCATTGCTTGAGTGTTCCTTCTGTAGGAATAAAGATTGAATTTTTTTGTCAGGTATTGCAAAAACTAGCAACATGGCAACTGAAGAATCTAGACtgactgacagagagagagagagagagatttttgtgaTTTCTAGACCTTTCACACAGCATGTATACAAACTGAGCtacgttaaaatatattagcaCAATAAACCGTCTGAGATAATCAGTCTATATTCTCCCGACATGATTGTAGAAGGGAAAAAATAACATCCTGGATGTTCTCAAATAGAGGCACATGGAGTCTGTTAGAATATTTTTATAAACTACATGAATTAGGAGTTCACAGTATGATCTCAAAATTCTTTCATACACCAGAAGTCTTATTAGTAACCAAGATTCCACTCTCTGCACTAATTTTGCAAAATGTATCTATTGCAGTATAGGACATTTacagtatatataatatatagaatATATAGAATCCCAAACATGACATAATAATACGTATATTTAGGTGGAATCAAGATGCAAAAAATAAAGGACTTGATAACCCTTTAACTCACACAACCTTAAATCAGGTTAACCCCATTGCAATCAAGGGGGCTAATTCTCCATTCACTGGAGATGCACTGATatacagcaaagagttctgtggcaccttatagactaacaaacgaattggagcatgagctttcgtgggaacatccgatgaagtgggcattcacccacgaaagctcatgctccaatacatctgttagtctataaggtgccacaggattctttgctgcttttacagatccagactaacacagctacccctctgatactggtacACAATTAGTGAAAATGAGAGGCGATTTGAGCTTCCCAAATTTCGTTTTTATGATAAgttatacctctaccctgatataacacgacccgatataacacaaattcggatataatgtagtaaagcagtgttccagggaggcaaggctgcacactccagtggatcaaaacaagtttgatataacatggtttcacctataatgtggtaagatattttagctcccgaggacagcgttacatcgaggtagaggtgtatatggcaatatatatatatatagcttcaTTATTTGGAATAGTATTAGCCTGATATGACAAGCAGAAAAGTTTCCTTCCATTGTCTTCAAACATGTCTAGTTTTAATACTGCTTCTTCTGATTTTACTCTCATTCCTGCAGGAGTAAATCAGGATTATCTTCTTTGAAATCAATAAGGTTACTCAATTGTAAAAATGATGAAACAGAGAAGACTATTGGGGCCAAGAAATCTAACTAATTATGAGATCATATTAGATAACTTTAGCATATTTCATAGTATagtattttgtaaaaaaaaaaaacacctttgcaTTACATTTCAAATTTGATTGCAAACTTTTGAGGGGACAGAAAATAGGTTATGAATTTTCTTCCCTTCCTATCAATGTTACATTTTAATTCCTTGACTTTGGACTTGACTACAATTAAATCCAAAAGAACAGCATTAAGGTATGTTACAATTAAATCCAAAATTCATGAACATACTTGTGGTAATGTATATTCCTGCAAAGCACATTTAGCCAAATGACAAAAAGTATAACACAACATATAAATTAAATGTTGCTTGACTTTCCAAAGAGTATAAAAGAATTAATCCTTTAACTCTCATTTAATTTCATAGGGAGCTGGTGCCTATGTGAGAAAGCAAGCAAGAAATAAAGAAAGGAACAGGGAAATCAATCAAGTAAGCAAGAGGAATATTCTTACCTCTCATTCAAACTTCAAATGCAATAAAACAATCAGtaatttaaaaacagacttcTAGTGAGATATGACTTGTTGAAAGTTATTGTCTTTGATATATAGTGACCTTCTGTAGGGAGATATTGGATCCCTTGTGAATCTGGTGAACATTTAACTCTCAAACAAGGTCCCAAAGGAGAAGGTAAATGGGAGTCACCTAAAATAGTACAAATAAGCTTTCTACATTAAGCTGACACAATTCCTCCTGATATTAGGTCCAAATGTAGATTCGTCTGCATTTTCCAAGAAATATGCCCgcgtgcgcacgcacacacacccacacacacacccacacacacatatatttctGAACATAGTGCTACCAAGAAACATACATTCCATATTAATCAACGGATAAActctcagggtgaaatcctggccccattaatgGATGTCAAGAGGAATGTTGACCTTGGCTTCAGTAGGGCCTGGAAATTTGTTCCATATCAAGCAAGTTCAAAGTTTCAAAATGTAACATTAAACTACATTTGTATTTTTGAACCAGCTCTCTCAACATATTTGTGGACTttttggggagggagtggggcttggAGAACCTaaaatcagatgcacagaatTGCTGACCATACAtcattttcctttcttctcaCTGGAGACTTCAAACTGAACACAGCCTTCTCCTGGCCAAAATTATTGcatggattttcaaaggtgttcacTCTCCCCCTTGAAGAATCAGATCTATTCCCACTGAGCTGCGATATTATAACTTTTCCTACACAGATTCATTATAGGCCACTGAATGcataagaaacaaaacaaaatgcttctgttccatcactggctattgaaTGGTCAAATTTGTCCTTAATGGATAAGGCACCAAACTGTGTGTCAGAGGACCTAGGTTACCCTGAAAGCTCCAGACATGTCCCGGCTCTGTGCTCCATGCATTCAATGGGtctttgtagagcactttgaggatGGAACATACCCATATGAGACCTAGTAGTGGCACATCTTCTCATGTTGTAGATATGTCATATTTCCTCCTGTGTCTCTATATTTACTCTAACTGTGGGACATACTATCCAGATGGTCAGGgagcaaaaataaatacataattaaatattcatcttCCTTTTAATATCCATTTGGACAATGGAATATACATGGTGAATATGATGTTGACATTTTTCACTTACCCTAGTTTTAATTCTACCCTCATGTACCCCGCTGTAAGccaagagtaactccactggaatcAGTGAGTCAGTTTTCCTTCCACCcctactggtgtaaatcaagtgTCACTCTACTGATATCAGTGGTGCAAAAGCAGTATGAGAATCTAGCCATTAGTCCCTTTTCTAGCAGACCATTCCTGTAGTAACCCTGATTTTTGTGAGTGTTTGTGGAATAGTCTGGTTGATACTCAAAAATTCACTTCTTGTTTAAATTTAATCATCTCCAGTT
Above is a genomic segment from Gopherus flavomarginatus isolate rGopFla2 chromosome 11, rGopFla2.mat.asm, whole genome shotgun sequence containing:
- the LOC127031236 gene encoding olfactory receptor 13A1-like, with the protein product MERSNHTRVTEFIMQGLFDHPQHQRLIFGLFLCLYMTAIMGNSLIIGAIAIHPPLHTPMYFFIDNLALADILCTSSVLPKMLKNLLQEKKTISFDGCMAQLFAFTLSSGTELVLLTAMSYDRYVAICHPLRYVNLMSKDICISLAAGVWVVGTVNSLVHTLLMLRLDFCGPNLIQHFFCEIPPVLALSCSSTYLNEIMIFMAHIFLAMVNFLLTTVSYSFIIIAIFKIQSSKGKQKAFSTCSSHLLVVSLYYSTIIYTYIRPTSSYSLDKDKMVAIMYTLVTPTLNPVIYILHNNEIKVAIRKILPFNTK